Proteins from a single region of Actinomycetota bacterium:
- a CDS encoding ABC transporter permease, producing the protein MSALNVTWGITQRSLMLIPRFPSTFVPSLVMPVFLLVAFAGAFSGLVAVPGFPAEKMIDWILPMSTLQGCAFAGVTTGMAVARDLENGFFDRFVMSPAPRGALLAGPLVASVLRALFPLVLLPLVGFLAGAHFKGGFMTLVPLAVAGLGMALIAGQWAVGLALRTRSQQAAPLMQMALFLGFFLSTAQMPLHLLTGWVYAVARFNPITNVLELARQGFLGDVRWESTWPGLVSLAGMAVVLGLFAHRGLRKIVP; encoded by the coding sequence ATGTCAGCGCTGAACGTCACCTGGGGGATCACGCAACGTAGCTTGATGTTGATCCCGCGGTTCCCGTCGACCTTCGTTCCCTCTCTGGTGATGCCGGTCTTCCTGCTGGTCGCGTTCGCCGGAGCCTTCTCCGGGCTTGTCGCCGTCCCCGGTTTCCCGGCCGAGAAGATGATCGACTGGATCCTTCCGATGTCGACGCTGCAGGGCTGCGCGTTCGCGGGCGTCACGACCGGGATGGCCGTCGCGCGCGACCTCGAGAACGGCTTCTTCGATCGTTTCGTGATGAGTCCCGCCCCGCGCGGTGCGTTGCTCGCCGGCCCACTCGTGGCCTCGGTTCTCCGGGCGCTCTTCCCGTTGGTGCTATTGCCGCTCGTGGGGTTCCTCGCGGGCGCGCACTTCAAGGGAGGGTTTATGACGCTCGTGCCGCTCGCGGTCGCCGGCCTCGGGATGGCGCTGATCGCGGGGCAGTGGGCAGTGGGGCTCGCGCTGCGCACCCGGAGCCAACAGGCCGCTCCGCTCATGCAGATGGCCCTGTTCCTCGGCTTCTTCTTGTCGACCGCGCAGATGCCCCTGCACCTGTTGACAGGTTGGGTCTACGCCGTGGCTCGCTTCAACCCCATCACGAACGTCCTCGAGCTGGCGCGCCAGGGCTTCCTCGGAGACGTGAGGTGGGAGAGCACGTGGCCCGGCCTGGTGTCGCTGGCCGGAATGGCAGTGGTGCTGGGGCTCTTCGCCCACCGCGGCCTGCGCAAGATAGTCCCCTAA
- a CDS encoding c-type cytochrome, which produces MAALRVVAVAAVLCLGSVPALAQEADGEQLYVESCASCHAVDGSGSEYGPDIRGSGEAAVDFQLRTGRMPLADVNEQTRRKPPAFSPEEIGALVEYVGSLGSGPDIPFVDPAAGDVAAGQQLFVDNCAACHGATANGGAAGVGALAPGLYQAAALDVAEAVITGPGEMPVFDFDQHELNAIARYIAYLQERDAPGGADIGGIGPVPEGFVGWALGMLSLGLLCYLIGSKARASRQDAQ; this is translated from the coding sequence GTGGCTGCTCTGCGTGTTGTTGCCGTTGCGGCCGTCTTGTGTCTCGGCTCGGTGCCCGCTCTTGCTCAGGAAGCCGATGGCGAGCAGCTTTACGTCGAGTCCTGCGCGTCGTGCCACGCGGTCGACGGCTCCGGCTCGGAGTACGGCCCCGATATCCGAGGCTCCGGCGAAGCCGCGGTGGACTTCCAGCTGCGTACGGGACGGATGCCGCTCGCCGACGTGAACGAGCAGACGAGGCGCAAACCGCCGGCGTTCTCACCCGAGGAGATCGGTGCTCTCGTGGAGTACGTGGGAAGCCTCGGGTCCGGCCCCGATATCCCGTTCGTCGACCCCGCGGCAGGAGACGTAGCCGCAGGCCAGCAGCTATTCGTGGACAACTGCGCGGCCTGCCACGGCGCGACGGCCAACGGTGGCGCGGCGGGCGTGGGCGCGCTCGCGCCGGGTCTGTACCAGGCCGCCGCTCTCGACGTGGCGGAGGCCGTCATCACGGGACCCGGCGAGATGCCCGTCTTCGACTTCGACCAGCACGAGCTGAACGCGATCGCCCGCTACATCGCTTACCTGCAGGAGCGAGATGCTCCGGGAGGCGCAGACATCGGCGGTATCGGTCCGGTTCCCGAAGGGTTCGTGGGGTGGGCCCTCGGGATGCTGTCTCTAGGACTCCTCTGCTACCTCATCGGGAGCAAGGCGCGGGCTTCGCGCCAGGACGCCCAATGA
- a CDS encoding Rieske (2Fe-2S) protein, translating into MKAERLVAIAFGLSVLSSLGLVAVYVAGGDAQVEGVLLGLALGGLGAGIVVWATRLLHEDVVTEERGPLGSPAAREDAAEVLDDPDLTRRSMLVRMLIGASGTLAAALAIPALSLGPRPGQSLFRTQWVAGKRLVDVDGNPVRAEEVLPGTVQTVFPEGGVGAADAQTVLLKVDPAALRLPEGRQEWAPEGVLGYSKICTHAGCPVGLYRAESHELLCPCHQSTFDVLIGAVPNFGPADRPLPQLPIDIDEEGYLIATGDFSEPVGPGFWNLQQDEGEDRAS; encoded by the coding sequence ATGAAGGCCGAGCGGCTCGTGGCGATCGCCTTCGGCCTCAGCGTCCTGTCGTCGCTCGGGCTCGTAGCCGTCTACGTCGCCGGGGGCGACGCGCAGGTGGAGGGTGTGTTGCTCGGCCTCGCGCTCGGGGGACTCGGCGCCGGGATCGTGGTGTGGGCGACGAGGCTCCTCCACGAGGACGTCGTGACGGAGGAACGCGGCCCCTTGGGGTCTCCGGCGGCCCGGGAAGACGCCGCCGAGGTCCTGGACGACCCCGATCTCACACGGCGCTCCATGCTCGTCCGGATGCTCATCGGGGCTTCGGGAACGCTGGCGGCCGCGCTCGCCATCCCCGCGCTGTCGCTAGGACCTCGTCCCGGCCAGAGCCTGTTCAGAACCCAGTGGGTGGCCGGGAAGCGACTGGTCGACGTTGACGGCAACCCGGTGCGCGCAGAGGAGGTCCTTCCGGGCACGGTGCAAACCGTTTTTCCGGAAGGAGGGGTCGGGGCCGCCGACGCGCAGACCGTTCTCCTCAAGGTGGACCCCGCGGCTCTTCGTTTACCCGAGGGGCGCCAGGAGTGGGCGCCAGAGGGCGTTCTCGGCTACTCCAAGATCTGCACCCACGCCGGCTGCCCCGTCGGTCTCTACCGGGCCGAGAGCCACGAGCTCCTGTGCCCGTGTCACCAGTCGACCTTCGACGTCCTCATCGGCGCGGTGCCGAACTTCGGGCCCGCAGACCGGCCGCTGCCTCAGCTCCCGATCGACATCGACGAGGAGGGTTATCTGATCGCGACCGGCGATTTCTCGGAGCCCGTCGGACCGGGGTTCTGGAACCTGCAACAGGACGAGGGCGAGGACCGGGCCTCGTGA
- a CDS encoding cytochrome bc complex cytochrome b subunit, translating to MKVLRWLDERLGVAALARKGLRKVFPDHWSFLLGEIALFCFVILVATGTFLTLFYRPDSVPVTYEGPYAPLQGQEVSAAYESVMRISFEVRAGLVMRQIHHWAALVFVAAVIVHAMRIFFTGAFRKPRELNWIVGVVLLILALAMGFTGYSLPDDLLSGTGLRIAYSVLISVPFVGPYLAFLAFGGEFPAEGVISRLFVLHVMLLPGIIIAMIGVHLAILARQKHAQFAGGKATEKNVVGKPFWPGQAFKSVGLLLLTGAVLAFMGGLIQINPVWDYGPFDPTVVSAPAQPDWYIGWLEGALRLFPPFDLTLFGILIPSPFIPGVVVPGIAFGLMTLWPFIEARITGDHDEHHLLNRPRDVPFRTGIGTAALLFFLILTIAAGNDVMAIMFNVQVEAVTNVLRIAVFLVPALGGLIAHRMSLQLQTSAHLALGEKVRVRRNPEGGFD from the coding sequence GTGAAGGTATTGCGGTGGCTCGACGAGCGGCTTGGCGTGGCGGCGCTCGCCCGCAAGGGCCTGCGCAAGGTGTTCCCCGACCACTGGTCGTTCCTGCTGGGAGAGATCGCGCTCTTCTGCTTCGTCATCCTGGTAGCGACGGGGACCTTCCTCACGCTGTTCTACCGCCCGGATTCGGTTCCCGTGACCTACGAAGGCCCATATGCACCGCTGCAGGGACAGGAAGTCTCTGCGGCCTACGAATCCGTGATGCGCATCAGCTTCGAGGTGCGGGCGGGCCTCGTGATGCGTCAGATCCATCACTGGGCGGCGCTCGTGTTCGTCGCGGCGGTGATCGTTCACGCCATGCGGATCTTCTTCACCGGCGCCTTCCGCAAGCCGCGCGAGCTGAACTGGATCGTCGGCGTTGTCCTGCTGATCCTGGCTCTGGCGATGGGCTTCACCGGTTATTCACTGCCGGACGACCTTCTCTCGGGAACGGGTCTTCGCATCGCGTACAGCGTTCTCATCTCCGTCCCGTTCGTCGGGCCGTACCTCGCGTTCCTCGCGTTCGGCGGCGAGTTCCCTGCGGAGGGAGTCATCTCGAGGCTCTTCGTGCTCCACGTCATGCTGTTGCCGGGGATCATCATCGCGATGATCGGCGTGCACCTCGCGATCCTGGCGCGCCAGAAGCATGCGCAGTTCGCCGGCGGCAAGGCGACGGAGAAGAACGTCGTGGGAAAGCCCTTTTGGCCGGGCCAGGCATTCAAGTCGGTGGGTCTCTTGCTGCTGACCGGCGCGGTGCTCGCGTTCATGGGCGGCCTGATCCAGATCAACCCGGTGTGGGATTACGGACCTTTCGATCCAACCGTGGTCAGTGCCCCCGCTCAACCCGACTGGTACATCGGATGGCTGGAGGGGGCACTGCGTCTGTTCCCGCCGTTCGACCTGACCCTGTTCGGCATATTGATCCCGTCGCCGTTCATACCGGGTGTCGTCGTGCCCGGCATCGCGTTCGGCCTCATGACGCTGTGGCCGTTCATCGAGGCGCGCATCACCGGCGACCACGACGAGCACCACCTGTTGAACCGCCCCCGCGACGTGCCCTTCAGAACCGGCATCGGCACCGCCGCGTTGCTGTTCTTCTTGATACTCACGATCGCTGCCGGTAATGACGTGATGGCGATCATGTTCAACGTCCAGGTGGAAGCCGTGACGAACGTGCTGCGCATAGCGGTGTTCCTCGTGCCGGCGCTGGGTGGCCTGATCGCGCACCGCATGAGCCTTCAGTTGCAGACCTCGGCCCATCTGGCGCTCGGCGAAAAGGTACGTGTGAGGCGGAACCCCGAAGGCGGCTTCGACTGA
- a CDS encoding cytochrome c oxidase subunit 4, translated as MAEELRFFLRSALFTILIGTIYWFISYEEAGSLLLAGVVVSSLFFFGIVAVSVRATRRGGKNVRALFGFADSPHDRPLMLDEDVFPTASAWPVVASVGLVLIGLGLIYGGWLWIPGAGVAFASGWGWLSETD; from the coding sequence ATGGCTGAGGAGCTCCGGTTCTTCCTGCGGTCCGCCCTCTTCACGATCCTGATCGGAACGATCTACTGGTTCATCAGCTACGAAGAGGCGGGGTCGCTGCTGCTCGCGGGTGTTGTCGTGAGCTCGCTGTTCTTCTTCGGGATCGTCGCGGTGAGCGTACGCGCAACCCGTCGCGGCGGAAAGAACGTTCGGGCTCTGTTTGGCTTTGCCGACAGCCCGCACGACCGGCCACTGATGTTGGACGAGGACGTCTTCCCGACCGCTAGTGCGTGGCCCGTCGTCGCGTCCGTGGGGCTGGTACTGATCGGGCTCGGCCTGATCTACGGCGGTTGGCTCTGGATACCGGGAGCGGGTGTCGCGTTCGCCAGTGGATGGGGCTGGCTCAGCGAAACCGACTGA
- the ctaD gene encoding cytochrome c oxidase subunit I — protein MATLDPALARPTDPPTGIVGWLTTVDHKRIGILYLVTAVVFFIASGVLALLMRAELAQPGLQIMDESTYNQAFTIHGTGMMLLFATPLVAGFANYFVPLQVGAPDVAFPRLNALTYWLYALGGLVVFSGFLTASGAASFGWTGYAPLSDSTYTPGAGVDLWIIGLILVGTSSILGAVNLMATIFGMRAPGMTMFRLPIFIWNMIVTLALIMFSFPVLTAALAALFIDRNFGGGFFDPAQGGNPILWQHLFWFFGHPEVYVVILPFFGVVTEIIPVFSRKPLFGYRGFVFATLLIGAYSFTVWAHHMFTTGSVDNPFFSAMTMLIAVPTGVKFFSWIATMWRGQLRFPTPMLFTMGFLFMFLIGGITGIFVASPPIDYAVHDTYYVVAHMHYVLFGGTVFAMFAALYYWIPKMSGRLMGERLGKLHFWLMLIGFNITFFPMHQLGLDGMQRRIPDYAAASGFDTMNLLSTIGSAILALSILVFIANFLVSMKSGDPAGDDPWQGNTLEWATSSPPPHHNFKRLPPITSERPVFDARHGTNDG, from the coding sequence ATGGCTACGCTCGACCCCGCGCTGGCGCGGCCGACGGACCCTCCAACCGGCATCGTCGGTTGGCTGACGACCGTCGACCACAAGCGGATCGGGATCCTCTACCTGGTGACCGCGGTCGTCTTCTTCATCGCATCGGGGGTCCTCGCGCTTCTGATGCGCGCGGAGCTGGCACAACCCGGGCTGCAGATCATGGACGAGTCGACCTACAACCAGGCGTTCACCATCCACGGCACGGGAATGATGCTTCTCTTCGCGACGCCGCTCGTGGCGGGGTTCGCGAACTACTTCGTCCCTCTCCAGGTCGGGGCGCCCGACGTCGCATTCCCCCGGTTGAACGCGCTGACGTACTGGCTGTACGCGTTGGGGGGCCTCGTCGTCTTCTCCGGCTTCCTCACCGCGAGTGGCGCTGCGTCCTTCGGGTGGACCGGCTACGCGCCGCTGTCCGACTCGACCTACACTCCCGGCGCCGGCGTGGACCTCTGGATAATCGGCCTGATACTCGTCGGGACCTCGAGCATCCTGGGCGCCGTCAACCTCATGGCCACGATCTTCGGGATGCGCGCGCCGGGCATGACGATGTTCAGGCTCCCCATCTTCATCTGGAACATGATCGTGACGCTCGCGCTGATCATGTTCAGTTTCCCGGTGCTGACCGCGGCGCTCGCGGCTCTCTTCATCGACCGCAACTTCGGCGGCGGGTTCTTCGATCCGGCGCAAGGCGGCAACCCGATCCTGTGGCAGCACCTGTTCTGGTTCTTCGGGCACCCAGAGGTCTACGTCGTGATCTTGCCCTTCTTCGGGGTCGTGACGGAGATCATCCCGGTCTTCAGCCGGAAGCCGCTGTTCGGCTACCGCGGCTTCGTGTTCGCCACGCTGCTGATCGGTGCTTACAGCTTCACTGTGTGGGCGCACCACATGTTCACCACCGGCTCCGTGGACAACCCCTTCTTCAGCGCGATGACGATGCTCATCGCGGTCCCGACCGGCGTGAAGTTCTTCAGCTGGATCGCGACGATGTGGAGAGGACAGCTGAGGTTCCCGACGCCGATGCTGTTCACCATGGGATTCCTGTTCATGTTCTTGATCGGGGGGATCACCGGGATCTTCGTCGCATCGCCACCGATCGACTACGCCGTCCACGACACGTACTACGTCGTCGCGCACATGCACTACGTGCTGTTCGGAGGCACCGTCTTCGCGATGTTCGCCGCCCTCTATTACTGGATCCCGAAGATGAGCGGGCGCCTGATGGGCGAGAGGCTCGGGAAGCTCCACTTCTGGTTGATGTTGATCGGGTTCAACATCACGTTCTTCCCGATGCATCAGCTCGGCCTGGACGGTATGCAACGGCGGATCCCCGACTACGCCGCGGCCAGTGGGTTCGACACGATGAACCTGCTGTCGACGATCGGGTCCGCGATCCTGGCGCTGTCGATCCTGGTGTTCATCGCGAACTTCCTGGTCTCGATGAAGAGCGGCGATCCCGCAGGAGACGATCCCTGGCAGGGGAACACGCTGGAGTGGGCGACTAGCTCTCCCCCTCCGCACCACAACTTCAAGCGGCTTCCTCCGATCACCTCGGAGCGGCCCGTGTTCGACGCACGGCACGGGACCAACGATGGCTGA
- the coxB gene encoding cytochrome c oxidase subunit II, translating to MASRRTTLLSGGVALALLTSCAPTAATPQGREINELYDIFFWIAAAVFVVTAGLIGWSIVRYRAKPGAEELPKQLQHNLKLEITWFAIPQAIVVVLFALSAFTLADINEQVPEPVAVVEVVGYQWGWRFTYEGTNVEVVGTPQEPAEVVMPTGNVALRLTSADVVHAFYIPKFLMKRDAIPGRVTRMDLALEEGTYDGACAEFCGLLHHRMPFTIEVVTPEEFESWLSDASSDI from the coding sequence ATGGCATCGCGGCGGACGACACTACTAAGCGGAGGTGTCGCCCTCGCCCTGCTCACGTCGTGCGCGCCCACGGCCGCCACCCCGCAAGGCCGCGAGATCAACGAGCTCTACGACATCTTCTTCTGGATAGCAGCGGCAGTCTTCGTCGTCACGGCGGGATTGATCGGCTGGAGCATCGTGCGCTACCGCGCGAAGCCGGGGGCCGAAGAGCTGCCCAAGCAACTCCAGCACAACCTCAAGCTCGAGATCACCTGGTTCGCGATCCCGCAGGCGATAGTGGTCGTGCTGTTCGCATTGTCGGCATTCACACTGGCCGACATCAACGAGCAGGTTCCGGAACCCGTTGCGGTGGTCGAGGTAGTCGGCTACCAGTGGGGGTGGCGGTTCACGTACGAGGGAACGAACGTGGAGGTGGTCGGGACGCCGCAGGAGCCGGCGGAGGTGGTCATGCCGACCGGCAACGTGGCCCTGCGTCTTACTTCGGCCGACGTGGTGCACGCTTTCTACATACCGAAGTTCCTGATGAAGAGAGACGCGATCCCGGGCCGGGTGACCCGGATGGACCTCGCACTGGAAGAGGGCACCTACGACGGAGCGTGCGCCGAGTTCTGCGGGCTGCTGCATCACCGGATGCCTTTTACGATCGAGGTCGTGACACCGGAGGAGTTCGAATCGTGGCTGAGCGACGCGAGCTCTGACATCTGA
- a CDS encoding phosphotransferase family protein produces the protein MPELPQLVDEQALTDYLNEHFHSRADLVVQRHQAGHSNETFIILRGGLQEMVLRRPPLGAFLPSAHDVAREFRVMQALYGTPVRVPQPLCLCEDQSVIGATFYLMERVQGIVIRDRLPAGFDEEHRRRVGEELVDALVELHAVDPASCGLDSFGKPTGYLERQLRRWTGQLELTLPFTRPLPELEKVGEWLRQNLPESPPTTVVHGDYKLDNVMFAPTPPARLLAILDWEMSTLGDPLADLGWMTSFWIDPSDPTDDLFARTAAVTRLPGFMRRGDLVTRYRDATGRATDNLSWYQVLAIWKLAILLEGSYARHLGGMTDDPFFAQMEEGVPLLARRALEVAAA, from the coding sequence GTGCCTGAGCTTCCGCAGCTGGTCGACGAGCAAGCTCTCACGGACTATCTGAACGAGCACTTCCACAGCAGGGCCGACCTCGTCGTTCAGAGACATCAAGCGGGCCACTCCAACGAGACCTTCATCATCCTGAGGGGTGGCCTTCAGGAGATGGTGCTGAGACGTCCTCCACTGGGTGCTTTCTTGCCGTCGGCGCACGACGTGGCGCGTGAGTTCCGGGTGATGCAGGCTCTCTACGGGACGCCGGTGCGGGTGCCGCAGCCGCTGTGTCTATGTGAGGACCAAAGCGTCATCGGCGCGACCTTCTATCTCATGGAGCGCGTCCAGGGGATCGTCATCCGCGATCGCCTTCCGGCGGGATTCGACGAAGAACATCGGCGTCGCGTCGGCGAGGAGTTGGTGGACGCGTTGGTCGAGCTTCACGCGGTAGATCCCGCTAGTTGCGGCCTCGACTCCTTCGGGAAGCCGACCGGCTACCTCGAGCGCCAGCTGCGCCGCTGGACGGGCCAACTCGAGCTGACCCTTCCGTTCACGAGACCTTTGCCCGAACTCGAGAAGGTGGGGGAGTGGTTGCGGCAGAATCTGCCGGAGTCGCCGCCGACGACCGTCGTTCACGGCGATTACAAGCTCGACAACGTCATGTTCGCCCCGACTCCGCCGGCGCGATTGCTGGCGATCCTCGACTGGGAGATGTCCACCCTCGGTGACCCGCTGGCGGATCTGGGGTGGATGACCTCGTTCTGGATCGATCCATCGGATCCGACCGACGACCTGTTCGCCCGCACCGCCGCCGTCACGCGGCTCCCGGGCTTCATGAGGCGCGGCGACCTGGTGACGCGGTATCGCGACGCCACGGGCCGCGCGACCGACAACTTGAGCTGGTATCAGGTACTGGCGATCTGGAAGCTTGCGATCCTGTTGGAGGGCTCGTATGCGCGCCACCTAGGCGGTATGACCGACGACCCCTTTTTCGCCCAGATGGAGGAGGGTGTTCCGTTGCTCGCCCGCCGGGCTCTCGAGGTCGCGGCGGCATGA
- a CDS encoding HAD family phosphatase, with translation MNAYRALIVDFGGVLTTPLQDAMARFSEEHGIELQDLVRVALAAYTEEGDDLVVRFERGEMGDAEFALAFAQRLAQATGKEVDPERLVSRLFRGLQIEEAMVDAVRRARAAGVKTALLSNSWGLELYPRAVLEEVCDVVVISGEVGLRKPDPAIFELTTGKLDLRPQECVFVDDHPGHLRAAQTVGMTTVLHRNPAETIAQLEELFQLELMSSGRSGEPGP, from the coding sequence ATGAACGCGTACCGGGCACTGATCGTCGACTTCGGAGGTGTCCTGACGACGCCTCTGCAGGACGCGATGGCGCGTTTCTCCGAGGAGCACGGGATCGAGTTGCAGGACCTGGTCCGCGTCGCGCTTGCCGCATATACAGAGGAGGGCGACGATCTGGTGGTTCGTTTCGAGCGCGGCGAGATGGGAGACGCGGAGTTCGCGTTGGCGTTCGCGCAGCGTCTGGCGCAGGCGACCGGCAAAGAAGTGGACCCGGAGCGCCTGGTGAGCCGCCTCTTCCGTGGACTCCAGATCGAAGAGGCGATGGTCGACGCGGTGCGGAGAGCCAGAGCCGCGGGGGTCAAGACCGCCCTGCTCTCGAACTCCTGGGGGCTCGAGTTGTACCCGAGGGCGGTCCTCGAGGAGGTCTGCGACGTGGTCGTCATCTCCGGCGAGGTAGGGCTGCGCAAGCCCGACCCGGCCATCTTCGAGCTCACAACCGGGAAGCTGGACCTCCGCCCGCAGGAGTGCGTGTTCGTCGACGACCACCCGGGTCATCTCCGCGCAGCCCAAACGGTTGGGATGACCACCGTGCTGCACCGAAACCCGGCCGAGACCATCGCCCAGCTGGAGGAGCTGTTTCAGCTGGAGCTGATGAGCTCAGGCAGGAGCGGCGAGCCCGGCCCCTAA
- a CDS encoding YajQ family cyclic di-GMP-binding protein codes for MAKDSSFDVVSEVDLQEVRNAVDQASREISQRFDFKNTGSAVELTEQGDKPTIVVRSNTEQKVKDCVKVLEEKLVKRKIAIKALDPGKIEPAAGGTSRQTLTINQGISTEKAKEIVKFVKDMKTKAQASVQGDQVRITSKSRDTLQEIIEALKSNDFGIPLQYTNYR; via the coding sequence ATGGCGAAAGACTCGAGCTTCGACGTCGTATCCGAGGTCGATCTGCAAGAGGTCCGCAACGCGGTGGACCAAGCGTCACGTGAGATCTCACAACGTTTCGACTTCAAGAACACGGGATCCGCTGTCGAGCTGACGGAGCAGGGAGATAAACCCACGATCGTCGTGCGGTCGAACACCGAGCAGAAGGTGAAGGACTGCGTGAAAGTGCTGGAAGAGAAGCTCGTGAAGCGGAAGATCGCGATCAAGGCGCTGGATCCCGGAAAGATCGAGCCGGCCGCGGGCGGAACATCGCGGCAGACGCTCACGATCAACCAAGGCATCTCAACCGAGAAGGCGAAGGAGATCGTGAAGTTCGTCAAGGACATGAAGACAAAGGCGCAGGCGTCGGTTCAAGGCGACCAGGTGCGAATCACCTCGAAGTCGCGCGACACTCTCCAGGAGATCATCGAGGCGCTGAAGTCGAACGACTTCGGCATCCCTCTGCAGTACACGAACTACCGGTAA
- a CDS encoding response regulator transcription factor gives MTETSDRARRVLIVDDDEEIRHVLRLMCETNDMTVVGEAANGVEAVSIALREQPSIVILDYMMPRLDGAGTAELLRSISPESKIVAFSAMLEKQPEWADAYLNKERVTELMPLLQSFIR, from the coding sequence ATGACGGAAACAAGCGATCGCGCCAGGCGCGTTCTGATCGTGGACGACGACGAGGAGATACGCCACGTCTTGCGTCTGATGTGCGAGACCAACGACATGACGGTCGTAGGTGAAGCGGCGAACGGGGTCGAAGCGGTATCGATAGCACTCCGCGAGCAGCCTTCGATCGTGATCCTCGACTACATGATGCCGCGCCTCGACGGCGCCGGCACGGCGGAGCTGCTCAGGAGCATCTCGCCTGAATCCAAGATCGTCGCGTTCTCCGCGATGCTGGAGAAGCAACCGGAGTGGGCGGATGCCTATCTGAACAAGGAACGCGTAACGGAGCTCATGCCGTTGCTGCAAAGCTTCATCCGATAA
- a CDS encoding transporter substrate-binding domain-containing protein, with protein MPPRVSSLCVLVILLTACVPPEPVLDLSRPYDEETVMGEIQARGHLVIAVADDAYPLGYVDQNDEAQGFTAELGRYLADTLGVEARFITGSSTQLLELPEEERADVAFPAVPITEASVRKHQFTDPYYVSHQRLLTPFDGAQTVEELSGKVCSFADEETQVSLDELNEDLDITAADPLTCLSMLKKRRVVAATGSDFLLAGLRLSSPQRFQVVGDQLTTEGIGAVIERGAAAWTDYVNGVFFLAEQEGVWQDAFDDSIGLGLGVQVDPPVITAEEAAALYPSDL; from the coding sequence ATGCCACCCCGCGTTTCATCGCTGTGCGTCCTCGTCATCCTGCTTACCGCGTGTGTGCCGCCCGAACCGGTGCTGGACCTCTCACGCCCCTATGACGAGGAGACCGTGATGGGCGAGATCCAAGCCCGCGGCCACCTCGTGATCGCGGTCGCAGACGACGCCTACCCGTTGGGCTATGTCGACCAGAACGACGAGGCGCAAGGCTTCACGGCCGAGCTCGGTCGCTACCTCGCCGACACCTTGGGGGTCGAGGCCCGCTTCATCACGGGATCGTCCACGCAGTTGTTGGAGCTGCCGGAAGAGGAACGGGCGGACGTGGCTTTCCCCGCGGTCCCGATCACGGAGGCGAGCGTCCGCAAACACCAGTTCACGGACCCCTACTACGTCTCCCACCAGCGACTTCTGACGCCGTTCGACGGAGCGCAGACGGTGGAGGAGCTATCGGGAAAGGTGTGCTCCTTCGCAGACGAGGAGACGCAGGTGAGCCTCGACGAACTGAACGAGGACCTCGATATCACTGCTGCCGACCCCTTGACGTGCCTGTCGATGTTGAAGAAGCGCCGTGTCGTGGCGGCCACAGGCTCGGACTTCCTGCTCGCCGGGTTGAGGCTGTCGTCTCCCCAGCGCTTCCAGGTTGTGGGAGACCAGCTGACGACGGAGGGCATCGGCGCCGTCATCGAGCGAGGGGCCGCGGCCTGGACGGACTACGTCAACGGCGTCTTCTTCCTTGCGGAGCAAGAGGGCGTGTGGCAGGACGCCTTCGACGACAGCATCGGCCTAGGGCTCGGCGTACAGGTAGACCCACCCGTCATCACCGCGGAGGAAGCGGCCGCTTTATATCCGTCGGACCTGTAG